In Mycoavidus cysteinexigens, a genomic segment contains:
- a CDS encoding malate dehydrogenase codes for MSKPAKRIAISGAAGQIAYSLLFRIANGDLLGKDQPVILQLLDLPQAQAAVKGVVMELEDCAFELLQDIIITDDPKIAFKDIDYALLVGARPRSKGMERKDLLSANAEIFTVQGRALNEMASRNVKILVVGNPANTNAYIAMKSAPDLPQKNFTSMMRLDHNRALAQLAAQSKQPIAEIEKVIVWGNHSPTMYPDFRFATVKGASLQQMLNDEAWNRTVFIPTVAQRGTAVIEARGLSSAASAANAAIDHMRDWALGSNGRWVTMGIPSNGAYGIPEGLLYGFPVTTANGDYTVVSDLEIDTFSRERMDLALQELLEEQNGVKHLLG; via the coding sequence ATGTCTAAACCTGCAAAGCGTATCGCCATTTCCGGCGCTGCCGGACAAATTGCTTACTCGCTGCTCTTTCGTATCGCCAATGGCGATTTACTAGGTAAAGATCAGCCCGTTATTTTGCAGCTATTAGATTTGCCGCAGGCGCAAGCTGCTGTGAAAGGCGTGGTCATGGAGCTTGAAGATTGCGCCTTTGAACTGTTGCAAGACATTATTATTACAGATGATCCTAAAATTGCTTTTAAAGATATTGATTACGCATTGTTAGTTGGAGCGCGCCCCCGTTCCAAGGGAATGGAGCGTAAAGATCTCCTAAGCGCAAATGCCGAAATTTTTACGGTACAAGGTCGCGCTCTAAACGAAATGGCCAGTCGCAATGTAAAAATCTTAGTTGTCGGCAACCCAGCGAATACCAATGCATATATCGCTATGAAGTCTGCACCCGATTTACCGCAGAAAAACTTCACCTCAATGATGCGCCTTGACCATAATCGCGCTTTAGCGCAGCTTGCTGCTCAATCAAAACAGCCCATCGCAGAAATCGAGAAAGTAATTGTCTGGGGCAACCATTCGCCTACGATGTACCCGGATTTTCGTTTCGCTACAGTTAAAGGCGCCAGTTTGCAGCAAATGCTCAATGATGAGGCCTGGAATCGCACGGTCTTTATTCCTACTGTAGCGCAACGCGGAACTGCTGTGATCGAAGCGCGCGGCTTATCGTCAGCCGCTTCTGCCGCGAACGCCGCGATTGATCATATGCGCGACTGGGCATTAGGCAGCAACGGGCGTTGGGTCACGATGGGCATTCCTTCCAATGGGGCTTATGGCATTCCTGAAGGTCTGCTCTACGGTTTTCCAGTGACGACCGCAAATGGAGACTACACTGTAGTCTCAGACCTTGAGATCGATACGTTTTCACGCGAGCGGATGGATCTTGCGTTGCAAGAATTGCTCGAAGAACAAAATGGCGTAAAACATCTGCTTGGGTAG
- the sdhA gene encoding succinate dehydrogenase flavoprotein subunit, translated as MVAVKSTLPRRRFDVVIVGAGGSGMRASLQLAQAGLSVAVLSKVFPTRSHTVAAQGGIGASLGNMSEDNWHYHFYDTIKGSDWLGDQDAIEFMCREAPRAVYELEHFGMPFDRNPDGTIYQRPFGGHTANYGEKPVQRACAAADRTGHALLHTLYQQNVKAKTQFFVEWMALDLIRDQEGNVLGVTALEMETGEVYILEAKCTLFATGGAGRIYAASTNAFINTGDGLGMAARAGVPLQDMEFWQFHPTGVAGAGVLITEGVRGEGGILRNAHGERFMERYAPTLKDLAPRDFVSRAMDQEIKEGRGCGPRRDHVLLDLSHIGAETIVKRLPSIREIALKFANVDCILEAIPVVPTIHYQMGGIPTNINGQVVAGNGDNQAPINGFYAVGECSCVSVHGANRLGTNSLLDLVVFGRAAGNHIIKQVSAQREHKPLPADAAERAMARLAKLEASTTGEYTQHIAGDIRQTMQDHVGVFRTNDLLAEGVAKMTELAERVQHVHLRDKSKVFNTARVEALELANLIEVARATTTSAEARKESRGAHAHRDYPERDDVNWMHHTLWHSADNRLDYKPVQMKPLTVETVPPKARTF; from the coding sequence ATGGTCGCAGTTAAGAGTACGTTGCCCCGTCGCCGTTTTGATGTAGTGATTGTCGGTGCGGGAGGCTCGGGTATGCGTGCCTCGTTGCAATTGGCGCAGGCAGGTTTGTCGGTTGCCGTATTATCTAAGGTATTTCCAACTCGCTCGCATACGGTTGCCGCTCAGGGTGGAATTGGCGCTTCGTTAGGCAATATGAGCGAAGACAATTGGCATTATCATTTTTACGACACCATTAAAGGCTCGGATTGGCTCGGCGATCAAGACGCGATTGAATTTATGTGTCGTGAGGCGCCCCGCGCAGTGTATGAGCTTGAGCATTTTGGTATGCCGTTTGATCGTAACCCGGATGGCACGATCTACCAGCGTCCGTTTGGCGGGCATACCGCAAATTATGGCGAGAAACCTGTGCAACGTGCTTGCGCTGCGGCGGATCGGACTGGGCACGCATTGCTTCATACGCTTTACCAACAGAACGTCAAAGCGAAAACCCAGTTTTTTGTTGAATGGATGGCGCTTGATCTCATCCGCGATCAAGAAGGGAATGTGCTTGGCGTGACTGCGCTCGAAATGGAAACGGGCGAGGTTTATATTTTAGAAGCCAAGTGCACGCTCTTTGCAACAGGCGGCGCAGGTCGCATTTATGCGGCTTCAACGAATGCATTTATTAATACCGGCGATGGTCTTGGGATGGCGGCCCGGGCGGGTGTCCCACTCCAGGATATGGAGTTCTGGCAGTTCCATCCAACTGGTGTGGCTGGCGCTGGCGTGCTCATTACTGAAGGGGTGCGTGGTGAGGGCGGAATTTTGCGTAATGCCCATGGCGAACGGTTTATGGAGCGTTATGCTCCGACTTTGAAAGATTTAGCGCCACGTGATTTTGTTTCGCGGGCGATGGACCAAGAAATTAAAGAAGGTCGGGGGTGTGGCCCACGGCGGGACCACGTGCTATTAGATCTATCCCATATCGGGGCTGAGACAATCGTTAAAAGATTGCCGTCAATCCGTGAAATCGCCCTGAAATTCGCTAATGTGGATTGTATTTTAGAGGCGATTCCAGTCGTGCCTACGATCCATTATCAAATGGGCGGTATTCCGACTAACATTAACGGTCAAGTGGTCGCCGGAAATGGCGATAACCAAGCCCCAATTAATGGTTTTTACGCGGTCGGCGAATGTTCGTGCGTATCCGTACATGGCGCGAATCGCCTTGGCACCAATTCGTTGCTGGATTTGGTGGTGTTTGGTCGAGCCGCGGGCAACCATATTATTAAGCAAGTGAGCGCCCAACGTGAACATAAGCCGTTGCCAGCAGATGCCGCTGAGCGCGCGATGGCGCGTTTAGCTAAGCTTGAGGCAAGTACTACTGGCGAATATACGCAGCATATTGCGGGTGATATTCGTCAGACTATGCAAGACCATGTGGGTGTTTTCCGCACCAATGATCTATTGGCGGAGGGCGTTGCAAAGATGACTGAGCTGGCCGAGCGCGTGCAGCATGTCCATTTGCGAGATAAATCAAAAGTATTTAATACAGCACGGGTTGAAGCCCTGGAATTGGCTAATTTGATTGAAGTGGCGCGGGCCACAACGACTTCAGCCGAAGCGCGCAAAGAAAGCCGTGGCGCACATGCGCACCGCGATTATCCAGAGCGCGACGATGTTAATTGGATGCACCATACTCTTTGGCATAGCGCGGATAATCGTTTGGACTATAAACCCGTGCAAATGAAGCCGCTGACAGTTGAAACTGTCCCGCCCAAAGCGCGCACTTTTTGA
- the acnA gene encoding aconitate hydratase AcnA, whose protein sequence is MAHSLYNTLKEFDSGTQIGQFYSLPQLGQALNLKLERLPVSIRLVLESVLRNYDDRKITRAHIEQLANWQPKATRTEEIPLVVARVVLQDFTGVPLLADIAAMRDVAQHMGRDPKLIEPLVPVDLVVDHSVQIDYFRRSDALDLNMKLEFQRNQERYQFMKWGMQAFDTFHVVPPGIGIVHQVNLEYLARGVHHQKIQTEAGPNAIYYPDTLVGTDSHTTMINGIGVVGWGVGGIEAEAAMLGQPVYFLTPDVIGFELKGQLREGVTATDLVLTVTELLRKEKVVGKFVEFFGTGAASITVPDRATLSNMAPEYGATMGFFPVDDKTIEYFENTGRTQEEIHALRNYFKAQHLYGMPQAGEIDYTRVITLDLATVSPSLAGPKRPQDRIELDQVKQTFTDLFSKPVSENGFSKDKNALEQVYTNRDGVKISNGDILIAAITSCTNTSNPSVLLAAGLLAKKAVEMGLSVAPHIKTSLAPGSRVVTEYLTAAGLLPYLEKLGFTLAAYGCTTCIGNAGDLTPALNEAIIAHDIVAAAVLSGNRNFEARIHPNLRANFLTSPPLVVAYAIAGTVMRDLITEPLGQGTDQDGKVRDIYLKDIWPSNDEIHQLFKVALNAEVFRKNYAQLTQKGDLWSKIEGTEGQVYNWPKSTYIAQPPFFTDFSMQPAAPQSSVKNARALGIFGDSVTTDHISPAGAIKETSPAGLWLQKNGVLKADFNSYGSRRGNHEIMMRGTFANVRIKNLMVPLQVDGTRVEGGITLHQPSGELLSIYDAAMRYLDEDVPTVIFGGEEYGTGSSRDWAAKGTQLLGVKAVIACSFERIHRSNLVGMGVLPLQFMPGVNAQTLNLQGNESFDIEGFAHIKPQQQVTLTIRRANGALQHVPLLLRIDTPIEVDYYQHGGILPFVLRSLLAA, encoded by the coding sequence ATGGCTCATTCTCTCTACAACACACTTAAAGAATTCGATAGCGGCACTCAAATCGGTCAGTTTTACTCACTGCCACAGCTAGGTCAGGCGCTTAATCTTAAGCTCGAGCGCTTGCCAGTCTCAATCAGGCTGGTGCTTGAATCCGTATTGCGCAATTATGATGACCGCAAAATTACGCGCGCGCATATTGAACAACTCGCGAATTGGCAACCCAAGGCGACCCGCACTGAAGAAATTCCACTGGTTGTGGCGCGTGTTGTTTTGCAAGATTTCACAGGCGTGCCGCTGCTAGCTGACATTGCTGCAATGCGTGATGTCGCTCAACACATGGGGCGTGACCCCAAATTGATCGAGCCCTTGGTGCCCGTTGATTTAGTGGTCGATCACTCAGTTCAAATCGATTATTTTCGCCGTAGCGATGCCCTCGATTTAAATATGAAGCTGGAGTTTCAGCGCAATCAGGAGCGCTACCAGTTCATGAAATGGGGGATGCAAGCGTTTGATACATTTCATGTCGTGCCACCTGGCATTGGCATTGTTCATCAAGTAAATCTCGAATATCTCGCGCGTGGCGTACATCATCAGAAAATTCAGACTGAGGCGGGGCCTAACGCTATTTATTATCCTGATACGCTGGTGGGTACTGATAGCCATACCACAATGATCAACGGTATTGGCGTCGTCGGTTGGGGGGTAGGTGGGATTGAGGCAGAAGCAGCAATGCTAGGTCAGCCTGTCTATTTTCTGACTCCGGATGTGATTGGCTTTGAGTTAAAAGGCCAATTGCGTGAAGGTGTCACTGCAACGGATCTAGTGCTCACCGTCACCGAGCTTTTGCGCAAAGAAAAAGTCGTGGGTAAATTTGTTGAGTTCTTTGGCACAGGAGCCGCTTCAATTACAGTGCCTGACCGCGCCACCCTTAGCAATATGGCGCCCGAATACGGCGCGACGATGGGCTTCTTTCCAGTGGATGATAAGACCATCGAATATTTTGAAAACACCGGCCGCACGCAAGAAGAAATCCACGCTTTACGCAATTATTTCAAAGCGCAACACCTCTATGGCATGCCGCAGGCGGGTGAAATTGACTACACGCGCGTCATCACGCTTGATTTAGCTACGGTAAGCCCTTCACTCGCTGGCCCTAAACGCCCGCAAGATCGGATTGAGTTGGATCAAGTGAAACAAACGTTTACTGATTTATTCTCAAAACCGGTCAGCGAGAACGGCTTTTCTAAAGATAAAAACGCGCTCGAACAGGTTTATACGAACCGTGACGGCGTCAAAATTAGTAATGGGGATATTTTAATTGCCGCCATTACGTCCTGTACGAACACTTCAAACCCAAGCGTACTCCTGGCTGCTGGTTTACTGGCCAAGAAAGCGGTTGAAATGGGCCTAAGCGTTGCGCCTCATATTAAGACTTCGCTCGCGCCTGGCTCACGTGTCGTCACTGAATATTTAACTGCCGCAGGCTTACTGCCTTATCTTGAAAAACTGGGCTTTACTCTAGCGGCGTATGGTTGCACCACCTGCATTGGCAATGCCGGCGATCTCACACCAGCACTCAATGAAGCCATCATTGCGCACGATATTGTCGCAGCCGCGGTGTTATCAGGCAATCGCAACTTCGAAGCCCGCATTCATCCCAACCTGCGGGCCAACTTCCTTACTTCGCCGCCACTCGTCGTAGCCTATGCAATCGCTGGCACAGTCATGCGCGATTTAATCACTGAACCGCTTGGCCAGGGCACCGATCAAGATGGAAAAGTGCGAGATATTTATCTTAAAGATATCTGGCCTTCAAACGATGAAATCCATCAATTATTCAAGGTCGCGCTAAATGCGGAAGTGTTTAGAAAAAACTACGCCCAGCTCACCCAAAAAGGCGATTTGTGGAGCAAAATTGAAGGCACTGAAGGCCAAGTGTATAACTGGCCTAAGTCAACTTACATTGCGCAACCGCCCTTCTTTACTGATTTTAGTATGCAACCTGCAGCGCCTCAATCTAGCGTCAAGAACGCGCGCGCACTCGGCATTTTTGGTGACTCAGTCACCACTGACCATATCAGTCCGGCTGGCGCAATCAAAGAAACTTCTCCGGCTGGCTTATGGCTGCAAAAAAATGGCGTGCTTAAAGCTGATTTCAACAGCTATGGTTCACGCCGCGGCAACCATGAAATTATGATGCGCGGCACCTTTGCCAATGTCCGCATCAAAAATTTGATGGTGCCCCTCCAGGTGGACGGTACGCGGGTTGAGGGAGGCATTACGCTGCATCAGCCGAGCGGAGAATTGCTCTCCATTTACGATGCCGCTATGCGCTATCTTGATGAAGATGTGCCAACAGTTATCTTTGGTGGTGAAGAGTACGGCACAGGTTCCTCGCGCGACTGGGCCGCCAAAGGCACTCAATTACTCGGCGTAAAGGCAGTGATTGCCTGTAGCTTTGAGCGAATTCATCGCTCAAATTTAGTGGGTATGGGAGTTTTGCCACTGCAATTCATGCCTGGCGTAAACGCGCAAACCTTAAACCTTCAGGGCAATGAAAGCTTTGATATTGAGGGTTTCGCCCACATAAAACCGCAGCAACAGGTAACGCTCACCATCCGCCGCGCAAATGGCGCGTTACAACACGTACCTTTGTTGCTGCGCATCGATACGCCGATTGAGGTGGATTATTATCAGCATGGCGGGATTTTGCCTTTTGTGTTGCGCTCGTTACTGGCTGCTTAA
- the thrC gene encoding threonine synthase: protein MNYISTRGACANERRTFTDILLAGLAADGGLYLPAVYPSITPDELEHWRNLSYADLAYEVLAKFCDDIPAKDLRELTRRTYTAQIYRHARESEKAEQITPLKALGIENGAPLYLLELSNGPTLAFKDLAMQLLGRLFEYTLAQSGAQLNILGATSGDTGSAAEYAMRGKQGVRVFMLSPHQKMSSFQSAQMYSLQDPNIFNLAVTGVFDDCQDLVKAVSNDHVFKAQYKIGTVNSINWARVVAQIVYYVKGWLAATQPAATKLGQTSGPEALPKVSFCVPSGNFGNVCAGHIARMMGLPIDKLVVATNENDVLDEFFRTGVYRIRDAAGTYHTSSPSMDISKASNFERFVFDLLGRDAARVRHLFHQLEANKGFDLSGSGDFARIHQFGFVSGRSSHQERMATIQQTYARYATMIDTHTADGLTVARRYLEPGVPMVVLETAQPVKFSAAMREALGRDPERPAAFAKIEELPMRFEVVPPDAQILKEFIAAHTG from the coding sequence ATGAATTATATTTCCACCCGTGGGGCTTGCGCAAACGAGCGCCGGACTTTTACTGACATTTTACTGGCAGGCTTAGCCGCAGATGGCGGATTATATTTACCTGCGGTTTATCCTTCGATTACACCGGACGAACTTGAGCATTGGCGAAATCTGTCATATGCAGACCTGGCATATGAAGTTCTCGCTAAATTCTGTGATGATATTCCCGCCAAAGATCTGCGGGAGTTAACTCGCCGTACTTATACTGCGCAGATATATCGCCATGCGCGTGAGTCCGAGAAGGCTGAGCAAATTACGCCGCTTAAGGCTTTAGGCATTGAAAACGGAGCGCCCCTTTACCTGCTTGAGCTCTCGAATGGCCCGACGCTGGCGTTTAAGGATTTAGCCATGCAGTTGCTGGGCCGGCTGTTTGAATATACGCTGGCCCAGTCAGGCGCACAGCTCAATATTCTCGGCGCGACTTCGGGCGATACCGGCAGCGCGGCTGAATATGCGATGCGTGGCAAGCAAGGAGTTCGGGTTTTTATGCTCTCTCCTCACCAAAAGATGAGTTCGTTCCAAAGCGCACAGATGTATAGCCTGCAAGACCCGAATATCTTTAACCTTGCCGTGACGGGGGTATTTGATGATTGCCAGGATTTGGTAAAAGCAGTCTCCAATGATCATGTGTTCAAAGCCCAATATAAGATTGGTACAGTCAATTCGATTAATTGGGCGCGTGTGGTTGCGCAAATTGTTTATTACGTTAAGGGTTGGCTTGCGGCCACTCAACCGGCTGCGACAAAATTAGGTCAGACATCTGGGCCTGAGGCGTTGCCCAAAGTGTCATTTTGTGTGCCATCGGGTAATTTCGGCAATGTCTGTGCCGGCCATATTGCGCGTATGATGGGTTTGCCGATCGATAAACTGGTTGTCGCGACGAATGAAAATGATGTGCTAGATGAATTTTTTCGCACAGGCGTTTACCGTATCCGCGATGCTGCAGGCACCTATCATACGAGCAGCCCGAGCATGGATATTTCAAAGGCGTCGAATTTTGAGCGCTTTGTATTTGATTTGCTGGGACGTGATGCGGCGCGGGTGCGGCACCTATTTCATCAACTGGAAGCAAATAAAGGCTTTGACTTATCCGGCAGTGGTGATTTTGCGCGCATTCACCAGTTTGGTTTTGTTTCAGGCCGTAGCTCACATCAAGAGCGTATGGCAACCATTCAGCAGACCTATGCGCGCTACGCAACGATGATTGATACGCATACTGCTGATGGCTTGACAGTCGCGCGCCGTTATCTAGAGCCTGGTGTACCGATGGTGGTGCTTGAAACCGCGCAACCCGTTAAATTCAGTGCGGCTATGCGCGAAGCGCTAGGGCGAGACCCCGAGAGGCCGGCTGCATTCGCCAAGATTGAAGAGTTACCGATGCGCTTTGAGGTCGTGCCGCCGGATGCGCAGATTCTGAAAGAGTTTATTGCTGCGCATACGGGATAA
- a CDS encoding Rpn family recombination-promoting nuclease/putative transposase — protein sequence MKKLSMPHDALFKSFLKDIDIAQEFLQLHLPCYLQKECDFNTLQLVSGAFVQSNLSQRFADIVYSVSSPDGQDKLYILMEHESTASALPPFKLSSYLNGIMQQHLEQGHKQLPAVFEMIFYRGERPYPGPTNYLNCFKRKQLAQKRLGLPASVQILDLSTIPDEEIKRYKRMAALTLAQKYIGTQNLMQFAPQLAELLQCYPLPVEKLRQLIYYLVEEGRGDDGRFLQFLMENVRQCREDEEMKTLGQFLRDEGREEGREEGRREGWREGQREGEQLKAFAIAQNLQNLGLGLDTIKKVTGLSDLKGLA from the coding sequence ATGAAAAAGTTATCTATGCCGCATGATGCGCTGTTTAAGTCTTTTTTAAAAGATATTGATATAGCGCAAGAGTTTTTGCAGCTTCATTTGCCATGCTATCTACAAAAAGAATGTGATTTCAATACGCTACAACTGGTTTCAGGCGCTTTTGTGCAAAGTAATCTCAGCCAGCGTTTTGCCGATATAGTGTATTCAGTGAGTAGCCCAGACGGGCAAGACAAGCTGTATATCTTAATGGAACACGAGAGTACCGCCAGCGCTCTTCCGCCGTTCAAGCTTTCAAGTTACTTAAACGGCATCATGCAGCAGCATCTTGAACAAGGTCATAAACAACTACCGGCTGTATTTGAGATGATTTTTTACCGGGGCGAACGGCCTTATCCTGGACCTACGAATTATTTGAATTGTTTTAAGCGTAAGCAGTTAGCACAAAAACGCTTGGGGCTGCCTGCATCGGTCCAAATTCTAGATCTATCCACTATTCCAGACGAAGAAATAAAGCGCTATAAACGTATGGCGGCGCTAACCTTAGCGCAAAAATACATAGGCACGCAGAATTTAATGCAGTTTGCACCGCAGTTAGCCGAACTGTTGCAATGCTACCCTTTACCGGTTGAAAAATTGAGGCAGTTAATCTACTATTTAGTTGAAGAAGGCCGTGGCGATGATGGGCGGTTTTTACAGTTCTTGATGGAAAACGTAAGACAATGTCGAGAGGATGAAGAGATGAAAACATTAGGGCAATTTTTGCGAGATGAAGGGCGCGAGGAAGGGCGCGAGGAAGGGCGGAGAGAAGGCTGGCGAGAGGGCCAGCGCGAAGGCGAGCAACTAAAAGCGTTTGCCATCGCTCAAAATCTGCAGAATCTAGGATTAGGATTAGATACGATTAAAAAAGTCACGGGTCTTTCCGACCTTAAAGGACTCGCATAA
- a CDS encoding GntR family transcriptional regulator: protein MNALCSNTRMNRSSTILSKSPAEIASSEQIGLPHAPTFSPLYQQIKALITQSLEAGEWKPGAPIPSEVELAARYKVSQGTVRKAISVLAAENLLVRRQGKGTFVATHSEARAQFRFLRLLSEEGASTAYASHLLECRRLRAPAEIARPLELKPNEPVILIKRTLQFGELVAVFDEIWLPGNLFRGLTPERLAAYHGPLYGLFETEFGTRMIRASEKIRALAADAVVAAALRVAPGHPLLNVERVSYTYGDKPVEVRRGWYVTDTFYYQNDLS, encoded by the coding sequence ATGAATGCGCTGTGCTCCAATACTAGAATGAATCGTAGCTCAACCATTTTATCCAAAAGCCCTGCTGAAATTGCGAGCAGTGAGCAGATAGGGCTGCCGCACGCGCCTACTTTTAGTCCTCTTTATCAACAAATTAAAGCGCTGATTACGCAGAGTCTAGAGGCGGGCGAGTGGAAGCCAGGCGCACCCATTCCAAGCGAGGTTGAGCTTGCTGCGCGCTATAAGGTCAGTCAAGGCACCGTACGCAAGGCAATCAGTGTGCTGGCGGCTGAAAATTTGCTGGTCCGTCGACAGGGCAAAGGCACTTTTGTGGCGACCCATAGCGAAGCACGCGCACAGTTCCGTTTTTTGCGCTTACTCTCGGAAGAGGGGGCGTCGACCGCTTACGCAAGTCATTTGCTGGAGTGTCGGCGCTTGCGTGCGCCGGCCGAGATTGCGCGACCGCTTGAGCTCAAACCTAATGAGCCAGTGATATTAATCAAACGTACTTTGCAGTTTGGTGAATTAGTTGCCGTATTCGATGAAATTTGGTTGCCAGGCAATCTATTTCGAGGGCTAACGCCAGAGCGATTGGCGGCGTACCATGGGCCGCTTTATGGCCTCTTTGAGACAGAGTTTGGCACGCGCATGATCCGCGCTTCAGAGAAAATTCGTGCATTAGCAGCGGATGCGGTGGTCGCAGCAGCGCTTAGGGTTGCGCCAGGTCACCCGCTGTTAAATGTAGAGCGAGTGTCTTACACCTATGGTGACAAGCCAGTTGAAGTGCGGCGTGGTTGGTATGTGACGGATACGTTTTATTATCAGAATGACTTAAGCTAA
- the sdhC gene encoding succinate dehydrogenase, cytochrome b556 subunit, which translates to MAEIRKKSRPEFRNIGIGQILSYRLPLPGIVSILHRISGALLFLSLPFSLYLFQQSLTSAQSFEALKSFASGALVKLSLLLVIWAFVFHCFAGLRHLLMDLHYGVAKASSKKTAAVVCALSSIVTFAIALKLFGIF; encoded by the coding sequence ATGGCTGAAATTAGAAAAAAATCAAGGCCGGAATTCCGTAATATTGGGATCGGACAGATACTCAGTTACCGGCTTCCGTTGCCAGGGATCGTGTCAATTTTGCACCGTATTAGCGGTGCACTGCTTTTTCTTTCTTTGCCGTTTTCTCTGTATTTGTTTCAGCAAAGCTTAACTTCAGCGCAGAGCTTTGAGGCGCTAAAGAGTTTTGCGAGTGGCGCACTGGTTAAATTAAGCCTTTTATTGGTTATTTGGGCTTTTGTATTTCATTGTTTTGCCGGTCTTCGTCATTTGCTGATGGACCTGCATTACGGGGTGGCTAAAGCCTCTAGCAAAAAAACGGCGGCGGTCGTATGTGCCCTCTCGTCAATAGTCACCTTTGCTATTGCGCTCAAACTATTCGGAATTTTTTAA
- the sdhD gene encoding succinate dehydrogenase, hydrophobic membrane anchor protein: protein MATHNNFGPKRLVVGAHYGLRDWLAQRVSAAVMAIYALILLIWFFAAKNFSYEGWTSIFAAPWMKAATLVALLALFYHAWVGMRDIWMDYVKPLSVRLTLQVLTIVWLLTCAGYAVQILWRV, encoded by the coding sequence ATGGCAACGCACAATAATTTTGGCCCAAAGCGACTTGTGGTTGGCGCGCATTATGGTTTGCGTGACTGGCTAGCGCAGCGGGTGAGCGCCGCCGTGATGGCTATTTATGCGCTGATTCTACTCATTTGGTTTTTTGCGGCGAAAAATTTTTCCTATGAGGGTTGGACCTCGATTTTTGCGGCGCCATGGATGAAAGCGGCCACTTTGGTTGCGCTGCTGGCGCTTTTTTATCACGCTTGGGTGGGCATGCGTGATATTTGGATGGATTATGTAAAACCGCTTAGCGTGCGGCTAACGCTGCAAGTGTTGACGATCGTGTGGCTACTGACCTGTGCAGGTTACGCCGTGCAGATTCTGTGGAGAGTATAA